In Blastopirellula sediminis, the following proteins share a genomic window:
- the nagB gene encoding glucosamine-6-phosphate deaminase: MRVIIESTPEAASRRAAQMVARLVRQKPVCTLGLATGGTPLKLYGELIRMHQEEGLDFSRVTTFNLDEYVGLPPSHEQSYRYFMQKNLFDHINVDVRNTNVPDGRALDFEKSGERYEQLIADAGGIELQVLGIGTDGHIAFNEPGSSLGSRTRLKTLAPETVRDNARFFGSEKAVPKLAITMGVGTILESRRCLLLAFGENKADAIAATVEGPVTAQVTASALQLHREVVIVLDEAAASKLARREYYEEVENAHRMLETGKLPWIEEA; this comes from the coding sequence GTGCGCGTCATCATCGAATCGACCCCCGAAGCCGCTAGCCGCCGTGCCGCCCAAATGGTCGCACGTTTGGTCCGCCAAAAGCCGGTTTGCACCCTGGGGCTAGCAACCGGGGGGACCCCGCTGAAGCTTTACGGCGAACTGATCCGGATGCATCAGGAGGAAGGGCTCGACTTCTCCCGCGTGACGACGTTCAACCTGGACGAGTACGTCGGCTTACCCCCCTCGCATGAACAAAGCTATCGCTACTTCATGCAGAAGAACCTGTTCGACCACATCAACGTCGACGTTCGCAACACCAACGTCCCCGACGGACGCGCCCTCGACTTTGAAAAGTCTGGCGAACGTTACGAGCAGCTGATCGCCGACGCCGGCGGGATCGAACTGCAAGTCCTGGGAATCGGCACCGACGGCCATATCGCGTTCAACGAACCTGGCTCGTCGCTCGGCAGCCGCACTCGCTTGAAGACGCTGGCGCCGGAGACGGTTCGCGACAACGCCCGCTTCTTCGGCAGCGAAAAGGCGGTTCCCAAGCTGGCGATCACGATGGGGGTCGGTACGATTCTCGAATCGCGTCGCTGTCTGCTGCTCGCCTTTGGGGAAAACAAGGCGGATGCGATCGCGGCGACGGTCGAAGGGCCGGTCACCGCTCAGGTCACCGCCAGCGCATTGCAGCTGCATCGCGAAGTGGTGATCGTCCTCGACGAAGCGGCCGCGTCGAAACTGGCCCGGCGTGAATACTACGAGGAAGTGGAGAACGCCCACCGGATGCTCGAAACGGGGAAGCTCCCCTGGATCGAAGAAGCGTAA
- a CDS encoding ParA family protein has translation MRSIAVLNQKGGVGKTTTAVNLAAGLARAGMRVCVIDLDPQAHASLHLGLGVATGHESIYEVLVGDASLADVRKQVAENLWVVPAHLDLAAAEMELAGEVGREVILYDKLEADDMEFDYLIVDCPPSLGVLTLNALAAVTEVFLPLQPHFLALHGLSKLLRTVDIVARRINNNLRLTGVVLCLFESSTRLAGEVAGDVDQFFGEGAGANTAWADAKVFKTRIRRNIRLAEAPSFGQSIFEYDADSNGSEDYANLAREVLGIPMANADQPKLAGAA, from the coding sequence ATGCGATCGATCGCTGTACTGAATCAAAAGGGTGGCGTCGGAAAAACGACGACCGCCGTCAATCTAGCCGCTGGTTTGGCTCGCGCCGGAATGCGCGTCTGCGTGATCGATCTCGATCCTCAGGCCCACGCTTCGCTGCACCTCGGTTTGGGCGTCGCCACCGGGCACGAATCGATCTATGAAGTTTTGGTTGGGGACGCGTCGTTGGCGGACGTCCGCAAGCAGGTTGCCGAAAACCTCTGGGTCGTCCCGGCCCATCTTGATCTGGCCGCCGCCGAAATGGAACTGGCCGGCGAAGTCGGTCGCGAAGTGATCCTGTACGACAAGCTGGAAGCGGACGACATGGAGTTCGACTACCTGATTGTCGATTGCCCGCCGAGCCTGGGGGTGTTGACCCTCAACGCTTTGGCCGCGGTGACCGAAGTCTTTTTGCCGCTGCAGCCGCACTTCCTGGCGCTGCACGGTTTGAGCAAGCTGCTGCGAACGGTCGACATCGTCGCTCGCCGCATCAACAACAATCTCCGTCTGACCGGCGTTGTCCTTTGCTTGTTTGAATCGAGCACGCGTCTGGCTGGCGAAGTGGCCGGCGACGTTGATCAATTCTTTGGCGAAGGCGCCGGTGCGAATACGGCCTGGGCCGACGCGAAGGTCTTCAAGACCCGCATTCGCCGCAACATCCGTCTGGCCGAGGCCCCGAGCTTTGGACAGTCGATCTTCGAGTACGACGCCGACTCGAACGGCTCCGAAGATTACGCGAACCTGGCTCGCGAGGTCCTCGGTATCCCGATGGCCAACGCCGATCAACCGAAATTGGCGGGCGCCGCGTAG
- a CDS encoding TVP38/TMEM64 family protein, whose translation MRTFLKWLFLIGIVLLAPIVPLLFWETEAEAVIAQWSEHPPTPLVTALIVFTLLATDIFLPVPSSVVSTLAGSQLGMLLATLVCWAGMTAGAVVAFWLARKFGDPIVRRYSKEEDVLAMRKVADRIGPWGIALTRALPILAEAMVLLLGASRLEWRRFLPPTLLANLGIALAYAAFGELAAQHEWILVASGISAAAPLLLTWFFRRHLRDVTDEPSGDQSSST comes from the coding sequence GTGCGTACCTTTTTGAAATGGTTGTTTTTGATCGGCATCGTCCTGTTGGCGCCGATCGTCCCGCTATTGTTCTGGGAAACCGAAGCGGAAGCGGTGATCGCCCAGTGGAGCGAGCACCCGCCGACTCCGCTGGTGACGGCGCTGATCGTCTTCACCCTCTTGGCGACCGATATCTTTTTGCCGGTTCCGTCGAGCGTCGTTAGTACGCTGGCCGGATCGCAGCTCGGAATGCTCTTGGCGACCCTCGTCTGTTGGGCCGGGATGACTGCCGGCGCGGTGGTCGCATTCTGGCTGGCGCGGAAGTTCGGCGACCCGATCGTGCGGCGCTACTCGAAAGAAGAGGATGTCCTGGCGATGCGCAAGGTCGCCGATCGAATCGGGCCGTGGGGCATTGCGCTGACCCGAGCGCTGCCGATTTTGGCCGAAGCGATGGTCCTGCTCTTGGGAGCGAGTCGCTTGGAATGGCGGCGATTTCTGCCGCCGACGTTATTGGCCAATCTCGGAATTGCGCTGGCGTACGCCGCGTTTGGCGAACTGGCGGCGCAGCACGAATGGATCTTGGTGGCGTCAGGAATCAGCGCCGCGGCGCCGCTGCTGTTGACCTGGTTTTTCCGGCGTCACTTGCGAGACGTTACGGACGAACCGTCTGGCGACCAATCGAGTAGTACGTGA
- a CDS encoding UDP-glucose dehydrogenase family protein, translated as MKIAMVGTGYVGLVTGTCFADSGNIVTCVDINAAKVAALNEGKIPIFEPGLEELVVRNAEAGRLLFTTDLASAVKDAELVYLGVGTPQGDDGAADLSALWAVVDGLAPHLKPDAAVVIKSTVPVGTNAQTYARLRELTGRDCHVASNPEFLKEGAAIDDFMKPDRVVVGVRDPKVGEKLRRLYAPFLRTEKPFLVMSPESAELTKYVANAMLATKISFINTMANLTEKLGGDINDVRRGIGHDSRIGFSFLFPGVGYGGSCFPKDVRALEAMFSRAGIDPVMLQAVDVINEAQKRTLLDKINDFYGGDLAGKTFAIWGLAFKPRTDDIREAPALVLIDELLKAGAKVRVHDPEATENVRAAYGDKLSYFDLPLDTLDGADALAINTEWAEFRQPDMNEVKKRLNAPVVFDGRNLYDCTVMRELGFTYYSIGRQTVRP; from the coding sequence ATGAAAATCGCCATGGTAGGGACCGGCTACGTCGGTCTGGTGACGGGTACCTGTTTCGCCGACAGCGGCAACATCGTGACCTGCGTTGATATCAACGCGGCCAAAGTCGCAGCTCTGAACGAGGGCAAAATTCCGATCTTTGAGCCGGGCCTCGAAGAACTGGTCGTGCGTAACGCCGAAGCGGGGCGACTGCTGTTCACGACCGATCTCGCCTCCGCCGTCAAAGACGCCGAATTGGTCTATCTCGGCGTCGGTACTCCGCAAGGCGATGACGGCGCCGCCGATCTTTCCGCGCTCTGGGCGGTGGTCGACGGTCTGGCGCCGCATCTAAAGCCCGACGCCGCGGTCGTGATCAAAAGCACCGTGCCGGTTGGTACCAACGCCCAGACCTACGCTCGCTTGCGTGAGCTGACCGGGCGCGATTGCCATGTCGCCAGCAATCCGGAGTTCCTGAAAGAAGGCGCCGCGATCGACGACTTCATGAAACCGGATCGCGTGGTGGTCGGCGTCCGCGATCCGAAGGTCGGCGAAAAGCTCCGTCGTCTTTACGCGCCGTTCCTGCGTACCGAAAAGCCGTTCCTGGTCATGTCGCCCGAAAGCGCCGAGCTGACCAAGTACGTCGCCAACGCGATGCTCGCCACCAAGATCAGCTTCATCAATACGATGGCCAACCTGACCGAAAAGCTCGGCGGCGACATCAACGACGTCCGTCGCGGCATCGGCCACGACAGCCGCATCGGCTTCTCATTCCTCTTCCCCGGCGTCGGTTACGGCGGCAGCTGTTTCCCGAAAGACGTTCGCGCCCTGGAAGCGATGTTCAGCCGCGCCGGCATCGACCCGGTGATGTTGCAGGCGGTCGACGTGATCAACGAAGCTCAGAAGCGGACGTTGCTCGACAAGATCAACGACTTCTACGGCGGCGATCTGGCCGGCAAGACCTTCGCCATCTGGGGTTTGGCGTTCAAACCGCGAACCGACGATATCCGCGAAGCTCCGGCGCTCGTGCTGATCGACGAGCTTTTGAAGGCCGGCGCCAAGGTCCGTGTGCATGATCCGGAAGCGACCGAAAACGTTCGTGCCGCCTACGGGGACAAGCTGTCCTACTTCGATCTGCCGCTCGATACGCTTGACGGCGCCGATGCCCTGGCGATTAACACCGAATGGGCCGAGTTCCGTCAGCCTGACATGAACGAAGTGAAGAAACGGCTGAACGCGCCGGTCGTCTTCGATGGTCGCAATCTGTACGACTGCACAGTGATGCGTGAACTTGGCTTCACGTACTACTCGATTGGTCGCCAGACGGTTCGTCCGTAA
- a CDS encoding NAD-dependent epimerase/dehydratase family protein — translation MRALITGAAGFGGYHLVEHSLASGDEVMGIVRGSTNSLMGNAAIAHWDIREPIGGEAEDAIRQFEPEAIYHLAAISRPSLCGSDFPNDEAVHTNVDGTRRILDLAASLDTKPKVILVSSSHVYGIADQKNPVVSETTTPLPNRGYGRSKLAAEQAALTQTDVPVVIARAFNHTGPGQTPNYIVPEWCKRVASSFESIEVESLSVSFDLSDVRDIVRGYRLLAEKGEDRKIYNIGSGNSTQTGELMEMICSLSRRRPDIHERNPQTRSETIADITLIRELGYSPAFSLQRSVADVWAEWA, via the coding sequence GTGAGAGCGCTCATCACTGGCGCCGCCGGATTCGGAGGATACCATCTGGTCGAACATTCGCTCGCATCTGGCGATGAAGTGATGGGAATCGTCCGCGGTTCGACCAACTCGCTGATGGGAAACGCGGCGATCGCCCACTGGGATATTCGCGAACCGATCGGCGGCGAAGCGGAAGACGCGATCCGTCAGTTCGAGCCGGAGGCCATCTACCATCTCGCGGCGATCAGCCGGCCCAGCTTGTGCGGCTCCGACTTTCCGAATGACGAAGCGGTACACACCAACGTCGACGGCACGCGGCGCATTTTGGACCTGGCCGCGTCGCTCGACACGAAGCCGAAGGTCATTCTGGTCAGCAGCTCCCATGTCTACGGGATCGCCGATCAAAAGAATCCAGTCGTCAGCGAAACGACCACTCCGCTCCCTAACCGGGGCTACGGTCGCTCGAAACTGGCCGCCGAGCAAGCGGCGCTGACGCAGACGGACGTTCCGGTCGTGATCGCCCGCGCCTTCAATCACACCGGCCCCGGTCAGACTCCCAACTACATCGTGCCGGAGTGGTGCAAACGGGTCGCGTCGTCGTTTGAATCGATCGAGGTCGAATCGCTTAGCGTCAGCTTCGATCTGAGCGATGTCCGCGACATCGTTCGCGGCTATCGCTTGCTGGCCGAAAAAGGAGAAGACCGCAAGATCTACAACATCGGCAGCGGCAACTCGACCCAAACCGGCGAACTGATGGAGATGATTTGCAGCTTGTCCCGTCGTCGTCCCGATATCCACGAGCGCAATCCCCAGACGCGTTCGGAAACGATCGCCGACATTACGTTAATTCGCGAACTCGGCTATTCGCCCGCATTTTCGCTGCAGCGTTCGGTCGCCGACGTCTGGGCGGAATGGGCGTAA
- the gmd gene encoding GDP-mannose 4,6-dehydratase yields the protein MTTAKRALITGITGQDGAYLTELLLEKGYEVHGMVRRSSGERFERIDSFLSRIQLHEGDLIDQMSLVRLLEKIEPAEVYNLAAQSFVPTSFSQPLLTGDVTGLGAARMLEAIRVVDPQIRFYQASSSEMFGKVPTEPQNEATPFWPRSPYGVAKVYAHWITVNYRESYDLYAVSGILFNHESPLRGTAFVTRKITDAVARIKHGLLDKLRLGNLDAERDWGFAGDYVEAMYLMLQQDEPRDYVIATGQKHTVRQFVQLAFERVGLDWEDYVELDPNFLRPAEVNTLCGDASKARRELGWKPKVDFPQLVNMMVDADLHRVGRMKDGLLP from the coding sequence ATGACCACCGCCAAACGAGCTCTGATCACAGGGATCACCGGCCAGGACGGCGCTTACCTGACCGAGCTGCTGCTCGAGAAGGGATACGAAGTCCACGGGATGGTTCGTCGCAGCAGCGGCGAACGATTCGAGCGGATCGATTCGTTTTTGAGTCGCATCCAGCTCCACGAAGGAGACCTGATCGATCAGATGTCGTTGGTGCGGCTGCTCGAAAAGATCGAGCCGGCCGAGGTCTATAACCTGGCGGCGCAAAGTTTCGTCCCGACCAGTTTTTCGCAGCCGCTGTTGACCGGCGACGTGACCGGTCTCGGCGCGGCGCGAATGTTGGAGGCGATTCGCGTCGTCGATCCGCAGATCCGATTCTATCAAGCTTCCAGCAGCGAGATGTTCGGCAAAGTGCCGACCGAGCCGCAGAACGAAGCGACTCCCTTCTGGCCCCGCAGCCCGTATGGAGTCGCCAAGGTCTACGCCCACTGGATCACGGTCAACTATCGCGAAAGCTATGATCTGTATGCCGTCAGCGGCATCTTGTTCAATCACGAATCGCCGCTTCGCGGGACCGCATTCGTGACCCGCAAGATCACCGATGCCGTGGCGCGGATCAAACATGGCCTGCTCGATAAGCTGCGGCTCGGCAATCTCGACGCCGAGCGCGATTGGGGTTTCGCCGGCGATTACGTCGAAGCGATGTACTTGATGCTGCAGCAGGACGAACCGCGCGATTATGTGATCGCAACCGGTCAGAAACATACGGTGCGTCAATTCGTGCAATTGGCGTTTGAGCGCGTGGGACTCGATTGGGAAGATTATGTGGAACTCGATCCCAACTTCCTTCGCCCCGCCGAAGTCAATACGTTATGCGGCGACGCTTCGAAAGCGCGGCGCGAGCTCGGTTGGAAACCGAAGGTTGATTTCCCGCAACTCGTAAACATGATGGTCGACGCCGATCTCCATCGCGTCGGTCGCATGAAGGACGGACTATTGCCGTGA